From the Glycine max cultivar Williams 82 chromosome 11, Glycine_max_v4.0, whole genome shotgun sequence genome, the window GCCGCTCTGTCTGTTGGAATCGAATACATTTACGGAGTTATAATGGTTCTTCATTGTATTTTTGGATTTGCTCAGAACATCACTGCAAGGAAGAATAAGCCACAAGGAGCAAAATTAACTACTCAAACCTTTAGTTCTTCAATATCATTCACAGTAGTACGAGGAAGGCCCCTCCATTGAatttcctttttgtccttgGAAATAATATCCATTGCCATGAGAACGTTCAGAGCATCATAGACCCTTCGGCGGATGTTTTTTTCATCATATTGTTGCTGACAAATGTTCACTCCCAAAAGTAAGTCCACGATACTCATTTTACATCTTCAATTTGTGAATTGCAGATAATATTGAAGTTGTTTGTATGAAGGAGAAAAAACCTGATCAGGGGGCAATTCACTATTGCTTGGTTCAGAAAATTCAGCAACAAGCTCATCCGCCAcctataatatgaaaataatcacactaaattaaagaaataaattatgaaataaggaataataacaaaattagttGAAGGACACAAGTTCTATTTTATGATATACATTAAGTATGAGGGGACGAGGAGCTTTAAGAGTGACTAAGCCCCAAACCGAGGATTAGTTCTATAGCCAGCCATAATTACGGTGGTTGAAccatacatatttttatataataataatagtatcaATCAACTTTATATTGTTAtataatagtaattttatttttactttatcctAGAAAGTAGAAACAAAAGCAAGCGATCAATTTAAATGTAGCAAAAACTGAGTCAAAGAAGCCCCCTAACCTCATTGTATGTGGTTCTTCCCCTGCTTTCTACCTTCTCACACACTGAAGACAAGCAAGCAAAAACATAACGAAAATTATCAGCACGGCTTACAAAACATGATGTCTGCCTAAGAAGCAAAAGAATCTAAGTGTGTGTTTGAAATAGTGTTGgcaaaaatgattttgtatgaaattaattttgaagtgatGTGAACTATTATAAAAGCAAGTTAGTAGTAAAACGCCGTATAAAATTCATTGGTATTTCAACGTAAGAGACTTGGAATAATCCAAGGAGCAACCAGACACGAACACATTAATTCAAAACAGAATTGCAGCAAAATTCACACTCAATACCTTTCATACTAAATTGGCGGAGACCTCTTCCACTCTTATCAGGTCCAACAGCCCGTTGACcgcctctctttttcttcttgccaCTGCTGTCAGGCagaaacaatttaatttaattttagattagagaaaatagaaatgaaattgaaagaagagagaagaaaacgAAATAGTGCAATGCATGAGAATAGAATAGAGAGAGGTGACAGACGCAAGAGAAGCGTGTGATCCAGCATCATCAGCATGTACGTCGAGATGGTTCAATTTGAGAATAGTTTTATCGACGGGAGGTGGCAAGCTGTTGTTGGTGGAGGCGGATTGGCCCGAACCGAgcacctcctcctcctcttcgtCTCCTCCCATAGCCAGGCCTAGGGCACGATTCTACAATTGCCCAGATCTGATCTTATCTCAGTCACACCACACAACACAGCAATACGTAATGCTGCGCTTTCGCtccaaaatttattgattttcacGCTCACGCCTAAGGCTGCGTTTTATCAATTTTTCAGTTCCTGTGTTCCCGTAATAATAAGGTTTTAATTAACtctttattacaaatttaattttgacgagataaatctaattaaattatagtttatttggtgaatttttttcaacaaacaaaaaactcggcaattttttttttgattaagattttttttttttatgcatcgTGTAAAAACTTTTTCTTACACGTATAATAATTCAACATATTGCCAGATTACAGTTTTAATTCTCACTAGATGTATGCGTAAAAATAATCCAcgtgataatatatataaatttaatcaacTCCTATAATATGCAGGAACTAGTTAAACAATTAACATGCACAATTAGACCACAATCAAATGACAATGCATTgtgaaaaaagtttaaaatactcACAAATAAATCATTTCAACTCAAACACGATTAGAAATTAGTCATGTTAATAAAATCTAACACTATCACAAGAAAGACATAGCAGATGTCCCAAATTACACGATAATTTTAGAATGATTATTAATTGATTTCGGACCTCAAAGCAATATCCaatctaattataattataattgagttcaaaatgaaatcaaacaaaTCGCATGAATTATAAATTAGGTTGAGTTGGGTTGATTGGATTTATAATAGGGGTGTAAGTGAATTACtttaataaattcaattaaaattgaattaaatccAATATAAAAATCTAACATTAAGCACATTTCATTCtcaaagataatatttttttattttaaggtaatatattattttatgaacaatattataaatatatatttataacttttttatttactatatataatataatattttatgaatattaatttttttaaaaatgctattattattttgtcaaaaagaatatccttgatattttttagtttaaggatttttttaatttttttcaaaaagaccTCAAgagatgtttattttttaatgacttGACCCATTAACTAATTCAATTAAAGTTGAACTGAgttgtcaaaataaaaaaaaaagtaaatcaatccaagtaagttaaaaaaataaataaaacacaatTTAATTCGAATTACTTACACCCTAATTTGCAAGTTAATCTATATCCACTTACACCTTTATAATGTGGTGCAGTCTATTAAGCgataaaataatccaaaaattagaaggaaaaaaaatcacttttacaCAATAACAACATATGACCTCTTTTTCAGGTTGTTTGAATAAATTGTATGAGAATTGagatcatttaaatttattcataacCATTTTTTCTTGCACGTTTTgccttgtatttttaaaatttcacaaatCCCCCAAACTACAAAGCCCGTATCATGTAAAGCCTGTCATGCGAAGCCGCATTTCAAACGAACTCAATTTTAGCAAGCCCACCCCCACCCCGTATAACTTGTGGGTTTAGCCAACCGACCTGTATTAgacaaaaacattttaaaaaaatagaa encodes:
- the LOC100800599 gene encoding Transcription factor-like protein DPB-like, which translates into the protein MGGDEEEEEVLGSGQSASTNNSLPPPVDKTILKLNHLDVHADDAGSHASLASGKKKKRGGQRAVGPDKSGRGLRQFSMKVCEKVESRGRTTYNEVADELVAEFSEPSNSELPPDQQQYDEKNIRRRVYDALNVLMAMDIISKDKKEIQWRGLPRTTVNDIEELKTERLGLRNRIEKKTAYLQELEEQFIGLQNLIQRNEQLYSSGNPPSGGVSLPFILVQTRPHATVEVEISEDMQLVHFDFNSTPFELHDDNYVLKAMKFGERPQDDNMTHNLTDGGEVSSMSGLCQPQTPTNLNVSNRPPTSPPLPGILKARVKQEH
- the LOC100800599 gene encoding transcription factor-like protein DPB-like isoform X3, which codes for MGGDEEEEEVLGSGQSASTNNSLPPPVDKTILKLNHLDVHADDAGSHASLAGKKKKRGGQRAVGPDKSGRGLRQFSMKVCEKVESRGRTTYNEVADELVAEFSEPSNSELPPDQQQYDEKNIRRRVYDALNVLMAMDIISKDKKEIQWRGLPRTTVNDIEELKTERLGLRNRIEKKTAYLQELEEQFIGLQNLIQRNEQLYSSGNPPSGGVSLPFILVQTRPHATVEVEISEDMQLVHFDFNSTPFELHDDNYVLKAMKFGERPQDDNMTHNLTDGGEVSSMSGLCQPQTPTNLNVSNRPPTSPPLPGILKARVKQEH